One genomic segment of Theobroma cacao cultivar B97-61/B2 chromosome 6, Criollo_cocoa_genome_V2, whole genome shotgun sequence includes these proteins:
- the LOC18596990 gene encoding zinc finger protein CONSTANS-LIKE 4 isoform X1 — protein MKKCELCNSLAKMYCESDLAILCWDCDSRVHGANFLVAKHLRTLLCHLCQSPTPWNGSGPKLGPTVSVCDNCVNRNACREESNNEETHDEEDEDDDDDLDGEDDSEDDDGDNGDDEENQVVPWSSTPPDSSSSTSEECSTRYCSVQEGTSQSRTVLSLKRMRETEEPASRQADDPGCSFSPQHQTQNLSNESASFDPFRSLKDQKITARDFLKRLQKGVVAGDI, from the exons atgaaaaagtgtGAACTTTGCAATTCTCTGGCAAAGATGTATTGTGAATCAGATCTGGCCATCTTGTGCTGGGACTGTGACTCCAGAGTACATGGTGCCAATTTTCTGGTTGCTAAGCATTTAAGAACACTTCTTTGCCACCTCTGTCAATCTCCTACGCCCTGGAATGGCTCGGGACCAAAGCTTGGCCCGACTGTTTCTGTTTGCGATAATTGTGTCAACAGAAATGCTTGCAGGGAGGAGAGCAACAATGAGGAAACTCAcgatgaagaagatgaagatgatgatgatgatcttgATGGGGAAGATGACAGTGAAGATGATGATGGTGATAACGgtgatgatgaagaaaatcAAGTGGTTCCATGGTCATCTACACCACCAGATTCCAGTTCTTCAACAAGTGAAGAATGTTCCACCAGATATTGCAGCGTCCAAGAAGGCACTTCCCAGTCGAGAACAGTGCTTTCATTGAAGCGCATGCGTGAGACTGAAGAACCCGCTTCTCGA CAGGCTGATGATCCAGGCTGCTCATTTTCTCCACAACACCAGACCCAGAATTTGTCAAATGAATCAGCTTCTTTCGATCCCTTCAGGTCACTAAAAGACCAGAAAATAACAGCCAGAGACTTTCTCAAGCGATTACAAAAGGGTGTGGTTGCTGGAGACATATGA
- the LOC18596990 gene encoding zinc finger protein CONSTANS-LIKE 4 isoform X2 — protein MKKCELCNSLAKMYCESDLAILCWDCDSRVHGANFLVAKHLRTLLCHLCQSPTPWNGSGPKLGPTVSVCDNCVNRNACREESNNEETHDEEDEDDDDDLDGEDDSEDDDGDNGDDEENQVVPWSSTPPDSSSSTSEECSTRYCSVQEGTSQSRTVLSLKRMRETEEPASRADDPGCSFSPQHQTQNLSNESASFDPFRSLKDQKITARDFLKRLQKGVVAGDI, from the exons atgaaaaagtgtGAACTTTGCAATTCTCTGGCAAAGATGTATTGTGAATCAGATCTGGCCATCTTGTGCTGGGACTGTGACTCCAGAGTACATGGTGCCAATTTTCTGGTTGCTAAGCATTTAAGAACACTTCTTTGCCACCTCTGTCAATCTCCTACGCCCTGGAATGGCTCGGGACCAAAGCTTGGCCCGACTGTTTCTGTTTGCGATAATTGTGTCAACAGAAATGCTTGCAGGGAGGAGAGCAACAATGAGGAAACTCAcgatgaagaagatgaagatgatgatgatgatcttgATGGGGAAGATGACAGTGAAGATGATGATGGTGATAACGgtgatgatgaagaaaatcAAGTGGTTCCATGGTCATCTACACCACCAGATTCCAGTTCTTCAACAAGTGAAGAATGTTCCACCAGATATTGCAGCGTCCAAGAAGGCACTTCCCAGTCGAGAACAGTGCTTTCATTGAAGCGCATGCGTGAGACTGAAGAACCCGCTTCTCGA GCTGATGATCCAGGCTGCTCATTTTCTCCACAACACCAGACCCAGAATTTGTCAAATGAATCAGCTTCTTTCGATCCCTTCAGGTCACTAAAAGACCAGAAAATAACAGCCAGAGACTTTCTCAAGCGATTACAAAAGGGTGTGGTTGCTGGAGACATATGA
- the LOC18596991 gene encoding calcium-binding protein PBP1: MAAQNAIVFEDFFPAMVEKLGAEGFMKELINGFRLLMDGDKGMITFESLKRNLALLGLQDMTDEELVCMLREGDLNGDGALDEMEFCTLMFRLSPALMKSSRKLLVEALINEM; this comes from the coding sequence ATGGCAGCACAAAATGCGATTGTGTTCGAGGATTTCTTCCCTGCTATGGTGGAGAAACTAGGTGCTGAAGGGTTCATGAAGGAGCTGATCAATGGGTTTCGGTTGTTGATGGATGGAGACAAAGGGATGATCACTTTCGAGAGCTTGAAGAGGAACTTGGCTTTGCTTGGATTGCAAGACATGACCGATGAGGAACTGGTTTGCATGTTGAGAGAAGGCGATTTGAATGGAGATGGTGCTTTGGATGAGATGGAATTTTGTACTCTAATGTTCAGGTTGAGTCCTGCCTTAATGAAGAGCTCCAGAAAATTGTTGGTAGAAGCTTTAATTAACGAAATGTAA
- the LOC18596992 gene encoding calcium-binding protein PBP1 → MASQNGVVFEDFFPAMVEKLGADGFMKELCNGFQLLVDGDKGVITFESLKRNSALLGLQDMSDEEAVCMLREGDLDGDGALNEMEFCTLMLRLSPELMNSSRKLLVEAIVNF, encoded by the coding sequence ATGGCGTCCCAAAATGGTGTGGTGTTCGAAGATTTTTTCCCCGCCATGGTTGAGAAATTGGGTGCTGACGGTTTCATGAAGGAGCTGTGCAATGGGTTTCAGTTGCTTGTGGATGGAGACAAAGGGGTGATCACTTTCGAGAGCTTGAAGAGGAACTCGGCATTGCTTGGTTTGCAAGATATGAGTGACGAGGAGGCGGTTTGCATGTTGAGAGAAGGTGATTTGGATGGGGATGGCGCTTTGAATGAGATGGAGTTTTGCACCCTCATGCTTAGGTTGAGTCCTGAGTTGATGAACAGTTCAAGAAAATTGCTGGTGGAAGCTATTGTCAATTTCTAG